The Funiculus sociatus GB2-C1 genomic interval AAGCTCCTGAATTCCGGTTATTGGTAATTACAACTACACTTTACACAAACTTCATAATTCTGCCTTCAGTTAGCTTCTTACTTAAAGATTAAGTGAAGATGGGTTTTAGCTATAGCAAAATTTTTCAAATAGAAATTAAAATGCAATTGATGTCAATCCGCATTTTTACGTAAATACCCGATCTTTAGGCGGCTAGGGTAAGGATACAGGTTCTTCGTATTCCGCCAAAGCTACAGGGGAGGTATATTCAAGTGGTTACACTCGCAGAATCTCAACTTCAGTTAAGCGATTTTCAACTGGTTCAAGAGATATATTTTCCCAAAAACTATGAAGCTAGCTCCATGTGGAAACTCAAGCAGTTGTTGTGGGAAACAGCTGTAGTGCAATGGGAACAAACAGCAGAGTCTCTAGGAAGTTTTGGGGAAGTTTGGGAACCCCTACCTATTGGTAAACATTTTGATTCAATTTTGGATCTAGGTTGTGGATATGGCAGACTCGCTGCCTATCTTTCAAAGCAGAAAAAGATTACCTGCAACAATTATTATGGAATAGACATTTCCGAGAGTCTTCTGCGGCGTATGCTGGGGTATAAAAGAGCATATAATTTGTTTCCCTCAGCCGAGTTCTCTTTAATTTGTACCGCCGGGGATAAGTTGCCATTTGAGGACAACTCAATAGATTTTGTTAGAGCAAGTAGTATTTTCTTGAGTTTAGAAACAGAGCAACTAAAACACAATCTGGCAGAGATTGCTCGCGTTATCAAGCCGGGGGGAGTTTTTGTATTTGAAGATTTATTCTACAATCGCTACTGTCCGATGAATATTTTGGATAACGTTTTGAATAAAGCGAGGAAATCCAAACTCGATTTCGGTCATTTAAAGCAATATTCTTTAGGTGAGATAAAGCGTTTGTTGAAAAATTCTCAATTATCGCAGAAGTGTCCCCAATATACTATCAAACCGCATAAACCTGCTTTGCTGCAAGAAAAATTTGGGAATGTGGGGATGCGTGTTTCTAATGACATCAATAAGGAAATAAATCCTCCCAAATTTTTGAAAGAGTTTTTAGCTTGTGGTTATAGCGTTTACAGCAAAGTTTAGATGGGCTTCTATACTTTTTGGTTAATAGCTGTCATCCACAAGGGTGCGGTTACAGGGGCAAAGACTGCCCAAAAGCAGCGTCAAGATATTTTAGCCGTTGCGAAGGCAATGGTTTGTGGAGCATAGAAGTATTTGGGCTTGTCTAATTTTTGGGAAAAACGCCTGACGACTAAAGTCAAGGGCGAATAAACTAAGCCCGCGCAGGCGGGCTTAGTTTTAGCGATTTGTTGGGTTTCGCTATTGCTTTAAACGAGCACGGAGGGATTTGAACCCCCGACACCCAGAACCGGAATCTGGTGCTCTATCCACTGAGCTACGTGCCCTGATATCTTTGGATAAGTATAGCATTGTTAGAGGTAATTGTTAGAGGTAATTGATGGGGTCTACTGGTTCGCCATTTTTTCGTACCTCGAAGTGGAGGTGGGGGCCTGTGGAAAATCCGGTGGAACCAACAGATGCGATCGCATCTCCTCTTCTCACCAATTGTCCCTCAGATACATACAGTTGGCTAGAGTGAGCGTATAAAGTCGTAATACCCTTGCCGTGGTTGACTATTACTGCTTTGCCGTAACCGCCATACCAACCCGCAAAAATCACCTCTCCACTCTCGGCGGCGCGGATGGTGCTGCCATAGCTTGCCGCAAAGTCAAGGCCGGAATGTAAGCGGCGGTAGCCTAGAATTGGGTGTATCCGCCAGCCAAAGTTGCTGCTAATTGCAGCATCGCTGGGATATCCGAAGATGCCACCAGTGCTACGCTTAATGTCGTCGCCGCGAAGAATGGCTTTTTCGGCGGCTTCTTTTGCTTTAGCTTCTGCAACCCGTTTTTGAATCAAGGTGGCGATGCCTTGGGAATCTTCTGCCAAAACTCTCTCGGCAGCTTCTAAGGCTTGTCTGTTGCTATTGAGGCGTTCAATCAGTTGCTGCTGCACCTGTCCCTGTGCCATAAAGTCTGCTTTTTGTAGCAGTAGCTGCTGGCTAATTAGGGCAATTTGATTTTCCTGCTGTTCGACTGCGATTTTCTGGCTGTTGATTTGATCTGACTCGACTTTCAGGTTGCTTAAAATTTGCCTGTCTGCCTGAAAAACTAATTTTATCTGACGACGGCGGTCAAAAAATTGATTAAAATTCTGGCTAGAAAGCAGGATATTCCAGCCTTGGTTAGTTAGGTTCTGGCGTTGCAGAAAACGCAATCTGGCGACGGTGGCGGCTTGCTTTTGTTGATAATCCCTTTGGGCGAAAAATAACTGGTTTTGTAACTTTTTTAATGTTTGGGTGGCTTGTTGTAATTGGTACTGGTAATCGTTGATTTGGGTGTCGGTTAAGTTAATATTTTGCTGTACTTTGCCTAGTTGTCCCTGTGCGGCTTTTTCGAGTTTTTGTAAGCGATCGCTTTCTTGGGAAAAATTAGACCTTTGTCGATCTAACTGTTGCTGCATCTGCTTCAACGTGTCCACTGTGACTGGCGGCGGCGTGGGAGATTCAGCCTTCACGGGCATTGATAGCATTAGCCACAGGCAAAGGCAAAGGGCAATACCCCCAACAAAGCTTAAAAAGCGTCCGAAATTTCGGTGTAGCTTTCCCTCCCCAAATCTTCGGGCAAGACACAGCAGCAAAAGGTAATAATTCTGGCTTTGATTGGGAAATAAAGCTTTGATCATCTCTAGTCGCCGGAAAGACCGCCTGCCCCACCAGTTGAAGCGATGTGGGTTATTTAAACATTTACCTGAGCGCACGGATTTCCATTATATAAATATACCACAAATAACCATTTTTACAAGCTGCGTAACGAAATAAAAAACTTAAAAAAACTTAAACCTGTTAGGTATCTTTGTACACCGTTTTTTGATAGCCCTAAAGTTAGATGAAGTTTTTTGCAGTTAAAGCAAACTAGGTAATAAATAAGTATAAGCGATTAACAACAATGACCACTGACAAAACAACGACTTCCCAAAATGCTGTAGGTGAAAGTAAAAAGGAACTCAATCAAAAAACATCTAAGCAATTTGTCATCAGCACTACGATTGGAGTTTTAACAATTCTGATTTTGGCTGCCAGTTATTATTACGGACTCATTGGCTCTTAATATGGTCAGAGAACACACTTAAATGCAAATCGGTCGTTCCCAGTCAGATGCTGGGAACGACCGATTAACCTATGGCAGACTTCCAACTAGCGAGATTCGCAAAAGCGCGATCGCGATAAGCGCCATATCGCTCCTGCTTATTGCGAATCCTTACAGGCAATTCCGGCAAAATGCCAAAATTGGGCGGCATCGGCTGAAAATGCTTTGGTGAAGCCGAACTAATAAACTCAAACAACGCCCCCATCATCGTCGTAGTTGGTAGCGTCAGCGGTTCTTTACCCAAAGCAATTCGCACCGCATTCATCCCCGCCAGCCAACCGCCAGCAGCCGCCGCCGTGTAACCCTCAGTTCCCACCAACTGCCCTGCGGCAAGCAACGTAGGGCGGTTGTGAAATTGTAAAGAAGGCTTTAACAACTGCGGCGCATTAATAAACGTGTTGCGGTGCATCACGCCCAACCGCACAAACTCCGCATTTTCCAAGCCTGGAATCAAGCTAAACACCCGTTTCTGCTCGCCCCAGCGCAAATTCGTCTGAAATCCCACCATATTCCAGAGTTGCCCCGCCTTATCTTCTTGGCGCAACTGTATCACCGCATAAGGACGTTGCGACTGATTTTCTGGGGCGCGGAAATCACCTTTGCGGGTATCAAACAATCCCACAGGCTTCAGAGGGCCATAGCGCATGGTATCTTCTCCCCGTTGCGCCAGTTCCTCAATTGGCAGACAAGCCTCAAAAAACTTTGCCGTCTCCCGTTCAAAGTCTTTCAATTCCGTCTGTTCAGCCTTGCAGAGTTCCTCCCGGAAATGTAGATACTGCTCCTTATTCATTGGGCAATTGAGATAAGCCGCATCTCCCTTGTCGTAGCGAGAAGCGAGGAAAGCAATGTCACGATTAATCGATTCTCCCACCACAATCGGGCTGGCAGCATCGAAAAAACTCATGTATTCCATCCCCGTGAAGCGTTGCAAATCTGCCGCCAAATCGGGGGAAGTTAGAGGGCCAGTAGTGAGAACTGTAATGCCTTCTGTCGGGATTTGCGGCAATTCGCCGCGCCGCAACTCAATTAAAGGGTGAGAAGCAAGAGTTTCTGTTAATTCGCTGCTAAATTTTCCCCGGTCAACGGCTAAAGCCCCACCAGCAGGAACGGCGTGTTCGTCAGCTTTGCCAATGATAATTGAGTTGAGGCGACGCAGTTCTTCGTGTAAAAGACCAGCAGCGCGATCGCTTGACATTGCCCCAAAGGAATTACTGCACACCAGTTCCGCCAAATGTTCTGAGTGATGGGCAGGACTAAACCGCTTGGGGCGCATTTCGTGCAGCACTACAGGCAACCCAGCATTGGCAATTTGCCACGCTGCTTCCGTCCCCGCTAAACCCCCGCCTATAACTTGAATTGGTTGTTGTTCCATCTAAATCTTTCCACCCCTAGTGCGGATTTTCTTTTAACGCAAAGGTGTACGCAAAGGAACGCAAAGAAATCCTTAGCGAATTGCCTTAAAAAACCAAATTAACTGGCAGCACTCGCCGCGTTTTAAATATTTAACCATTGAGTAATAGTCCCAGGCACTGGCAAAAGAATGCTGACTAAAAGTGCTAACGCCAGCAATCCCCCAAAATCTCGCTTGTTGTCGAGTTCGCTGACATCGTTCAGCGCTGGTTCATCAGCTACAGGTATCAAGAATAAGAAAATTGCCCAGATAAACAAATCTGTCTGAACCAAAGACAATCCCAGCATCAGCAGCCTGGTAACTTGACCAATAGTAGCGCCAGTTCGTTGCCCAAACATAGCATGGACAATGTGACCGCCATCCAGATGTCCTACAGGCATCAACTTAAATGCCGTCCACACAAAACCAATGTAAGCCGCCACCGCTACCGGATGCAGCTTGATTGCCATATTCGACGTGAATTCAGTTCCCAGCGCCAATTTACTCAGCACGGTTAAAAACAGAGAAAACCGGGGATTGAGGGAAGTGAAGTTTAAAATATTCGATTGGTCGGACAGGGGAACTACCGCAGAATGAGCTAATCCCCACCACAATAGCGGTAACGCTACCACAAAGCCAGCTAGGGCGCTGGCAATGCCCACGTCAAATAATGCTTTCCGGTTGGGTATAGGCGATCGCCTTTGAATAAACGCCCCAAATGTCCCTAGGAAAAACGGCACGGGAATAAAGTAAGGCAGGGTGGTGCGAATTTTGTAATATTGGGCTGTCAGGTAATGACTTATTTCGTGGATGCCTAAAATTCCTATTAACGCTACAGCGTAGGGCAATCCTGCTAGTAACAAAGCTGGGTTTGATTGCAATTGTGAGTTAGAAACGCCTGCAATCTCCACCCCAACTAAAGCGGTGGTAAGCAAGGTAACGACCAGCAACGCCAAAGCTAAACCTGGTCGCTTCAAGGGTTCGGTGTTCTGTTGCGTCTCTGGGTGTGCTTGGGGATTGGGAACTAGAGCAAAAAACGGATCTTTGTTTAAACCTTCTTGAAAGACAACGAAGAAGCGATCGCTAAATAAATTCTCAATATTCTCCCTAATTGTCTTGTAAGCCACCTCCGGGTTAGAGCGCAACTTACCCCGACAAATCACCGCTTGCGGTCGATAATCAATGTTCTGGAGGTAGTAAATCGACCAGGGAAAGCAATTTCGGAGATTAGTTTCTTCTGTTTTATCGATGGGACGATAGCTACTAACCGGCACGGGAGGCACAACAGCCTTTGCCTCAGTTGGATTCTGACTCTGATTTGTTGCCGCCATCTCTTGCGTTTTTGTCGAGGGTGTGTTGATCTCCCTGCGACCCATCTGAATCAACACCCAGTACAATAACGGGCAGACGACGAACGGAGCAATTTCCAAAACTGGAGGCATCCGCGTGTCTTCACCGTAGACCAAAATCCAGCCAGTCCAAATCAGTGCAGGAGTCATCATCACCAGCCACAATAGCCAGACTGGCGTTCGAGTGATGGTGGCAACACTACGCTTAACGATCAAGTAAGTAAATAGACCCAGTAAGATTAGGAGCAACCAGAGTTCCATGATATAAATCTGAATTGGTCTACAGGAGAATTAACCAGAGCAGCTTAAGCTTGCTAGCTACTCTAATCACTGGCAAAGTACAACCAGATTCTCCAGAATACAGCGCTTTCCTTCCCGCCTCACAGCTTATGGCAGAACACTCTGGGGCTATTAAATAACCTCTCGCTGTCCTTGATGCCATTTAGACTTTTCCACCCAATCTAGATAGATTGAGTGCCACACCCTATATTCCATTGTAGAAAACCCAGGCAATATCCTGAACGATTGTTTTAGAAGATGTCAGTTGTCCCTGGTTTTTTTCTCCCAATCCCCAATCCCCAATCCCCAATCCCCAATTCCCAATTCCCAATTCCCAATCCCTCAATCTAAATTTTGCGCTTGCAGATAAACTGTGAACACCGTACCGACACCCTCTTGAGAATTAAACTCAATCGTACCGCCGTGCATCTCCACTAGCTGGCGAGTCAAAGCCAACCCCAAGCCAGTACCCTCGTGCTGGCGATTTAGAGAACTATCAATTTGTTGAAACGCCTCAAACAAAAGATGCTGCTTATCTAGAGGAATGCCAATTCCTGTATCGGATACCTCAATCATCACCTTGTCGTCGATATACCCGATTCGCAGCCATACCTCACCCCCAGGCGGCGTGAACTTGACTGCATTTGAGAGCAGATTCAGCAAAATTTGCTTCACCCGCCGTTCATCGCCACAAAATTCTTCCCCCTGAGGCAACCCAGTAAAATCTTCCATCAAGCTCACTTGTTGAGCTTGAGCTTTTTCTTGCAACAGTGCCAAGCATTCATTACCCACCCGCAGCAGAGAAAATTGACTTAGCGATAAAGATGCCTTACCTGCTTCAATCTTAGACACATCGAGAATATCGTTGATTAGCTGCAACAGATGCTGTCCGCTGCGATGAATAATGTTGAGATATTCTTTCTGTTTAACGTTCAGTTCGCCAAAGTATGGCTGCATTAAAGCTGAAGACATACCAATCACAGACGTAAGCGGTGTCCGCAATTCATGGCTCATCGTTGCCAAAAACTCGGTTTTTGCCTGAGAAGCAGCATGAGCAGCAGTTAAGGCGTCTTGTAGCTGCTCAGTGCGTTCGGATAAAGCTTGCTTTGTTTTAAGTAGCTCGGTAATGTCGCGGGAAGTTCCTAAGCAAGCATAAACTTCGCCATTAGGGTGTTTTAGCGGCACACGGAAAGTATCAAAGTGGTGAGTTCCGTCTGCGAAAATCAGCCTTTCCTGCTCGTGTAGCGTTTCTCCGGATTCAAATACCCGCAGATTTTGTTTGGCAAAAGAATTGGCAACTAGCGGCGGGAAGCATTCGATTATAGGCCGTCCCTGAACTGAGTAACGGTTATCAAAGCCAATTGCTTTGGCAAAAGCATGGTTGCAAAAGCGCAGACGCATACCTTCGCGCTCTACCACAAAAATGTAATCTGGGTGAGCGTCAAAGAAACTTTCAAGCTCGGCGGTGCGCTCTTGCACTTGGACTTCTAAAGTTTGGTTTTGCTCTTGAATTTTTTGGTAGAGTGTCGCTTGGTAGATAGCGATCGCCAGCTGATCGGCAACTGTGGTGACAAACCGTAATTCTGACTCGTGCCAGTAGCGGGGATACTTATCCTGACAGAAGTTGAGGAAACCCCAGATAGAGCCACTGCGGTGAATCGGCACCATTAGCCACGCTCCGGGATATTTTACTGCCAAGGAGCGATTAATCGGGTCATCTACTGTGCGCGTATCGCTCACCTGAACCATTTGCAAATTCCGCAGCGCTCTGGAATAAGGGTTATTTTGATCGGGAATTATCAGGTTCATGGCTGTGGGAACATCACAATGAGCGCGATACTCCACGAGCGGCTTCCAACATTGCTGATCTTCTACGTATTGAAAAATTGAACATCGATCTGCCACCAGGAGATGTCCCAATTCCAACGTTACCGTCTGAAAAATATGAGACACGTCTAGAGAAGCACGGATCTGGGCAACCAGTCGATTTAGCAGCGCTGTATATGTAATCCGTTCCTCGGCTTGCTGATAAAGATTGGATAGATCGTGCGCTCTGTGCATCAGATGGAGCGTCAGATGAAGTAATTGCCGCTCCCAAGGTTGCCAATCTCGCTGTTCATCCCATTGCTCAACCACCAGCAAACCAACGACTACAGACGTGCCATTTAGAGGCGCGAGATTTTGCATCTCTAGATTCTGGTTCGGGTGTGTATGCAGCCATGTTAGAAAGGCAGATTGGGCTGCTCTGGCGCTAAGGTTTTGCTCAAGGTACGAGTCCATAGGCGATCGCTCTATCGCCCAAGGATTAGATTGATGGTGTTGTAAAAGACACTGTTCAACCTTCGCCCAGTCGGGATAATGGTTTTGCCGCGAAGCAACGGGGATAGATGGAGCGTGAGCGATCGCACCCCAGATGACGCGCTCATCTTTGGGGCTATAGAACCCCATTAAACACCGACTGACCCCTAAATTCTCCTGAATTAATGCTGCCGAACCCTGCAAAATCGCCTGGACTCCTTGAGTTGTCCAGGTAACGCGCAGCAGTTCGTGCAGTAACTTTTCTTGCTGTAACCATTGCTGCTGTTGAGAAGGTGTTGATTGGGGATTGGGGATTGGGGATTGGGGATTGGGGATTGGGGATTGGGGACTGGGGATTGGGGATTGGGGAATTCTTACTCTCCCCCTCTCCCACTCTCCCCCTCTGCTCCTCTCCCCCTCTCCCCTTCTCCCACTCTCCCCCTGTAATTGTGACTGTGAAAGCGCACTTACCAGCATTGAGGTAAATTCGCTTTGTGCTTCTGGCAGATTGGGCTGAGGATGCCAAGATGCGATCGCTTGCTCAAATATCTGCTTTGTTTCTGGTGTTAAGACCAGACCGCTTTGAATTTCGGTGCAAATTTTGGCAACAATCCCTGGATCAAACACAAAGGACAACTCATAACACTTAGCGTCCGTTGGTGAGTCTTGGGCTGCTTTGTAGGCTAAACATAGCACGTTGAAGCGATCGCCCATTCCCAAAATCGCCACAGATGCCAGGGAAAGAGCGTTTTCAGTTATTATCTCCCTCCATTCGACAGAGCAAGGGAAGCAGCAGCGTAGTGCAGCGTTCTCCCCCACCCTACTTACTGACTCCTGGGTCGCCAGTGTCAAATAACAGTTGTGTTGAGACAAATCGGGCAAATCGTGGGGAGTATTTGATACCAAATCCGGACAAAGGTCGTCAAATGTGAAATCTGACTCGCCAGGTTTGATGAGTAACACTCTAGAATTTTGCTCTGAAGCCAAAAACTTTAGCAGTGAGTGAGCAACAGACAAAACAGATAACCGACTGATAGAGTATCTGGGATTATTTTGCAGAAAAACCATGAGCTTGAGCGCTGGGGAAAGGCGGTAAAAACACTCACCAGTTTTGGTGATTGGGCATGAGAAATTCAGTAACCGACAGGTCGCCGCATCGCAGTTCTTAACCCTCTCAAGTTTAGATTTTTCAACAATCTATTTATCGTCAAGCCTCTTGACTTATTCCCAATTTACGCTGGTCTTTTAATACAGAGTATTAAGAACTAAGAACTGAGTAAAATCTTGTCACTTTGTAGCTAATTTTTGGGATTACGAGAAATCCCGTTAGTTACTCAGTTTTCATATCTTAGTTGTAAATCAAGCTGCACCAGCAACTACGGTTTTAGCGGTTAACACCTCCAATGCGGCTTGATATTGGCTATCTGCCTGTGTACCGACCTGTTCAATAGTAATTGGCTCATTTGGCACTATTCGGTCTGGCGTGATACCCAATTTATGAATATCGTGGTGGTTTGGCGTTTCGTACTTGGCAACTGTCACCGCCAGTCCGGAGCCATCGGGAAGGTCAAACAAAGATTGAATTAAGCCTTTACCAAAGGTTTTATCACCCACCAGTTGAGCGCGACCATTGTCTTGTAGCGCCCCTGCCAAAATTTCGCTGGCACTAGCTGTTCCCTGATTAACTAAAACTACCAGCGGAGCGCGAGTTAGTGCTGGTTGATTGGCATCAAAACTGCCTAAGATTCCTTGTCGGTTTACTGTATATACAATTGTGCCTTCATCTAACCAGAAACGGGCAATCTCAATCCCTGCTTGCAACAGTCCGCCGGGATTATTTCTGAGATCGAGAATGTAGGCTTGTGCGCCTTGTTTTTCTAGTTTGGCGACAGCATTAGCCAGCTCAGTTGGAGCGTTGGCGCTAAACTGGGAGAGGCGAATGTAACCTACTGGTATCTCGGAATTGCGAGAATCTAATGCTGCATAAACTGGGTTGAGGGCAATGCGATCGCGTACCAGCTTGAT includes:
- the trmFO gene encoding FADH(2)-oxidizing methylenetetrahydrofolate--tRNA-(uracil(54)-C(5))-methyltransferase TrmFO yields the protein MEQQPIQVIGGGLAGTEAAWQIANAGLPVVLHEMRPKRFSPAHHSEHLAELVCSNSFGAMSSDRAAGLLHEELRRLNSIIIGKADEHAVPAGGALAVDRGKFSSELTETLASHPLIELRRGELPQIPTEGITVLTTGPLTSPDLAADLQRFTGMEYMSFFDAASPIVVGESINRDIAFLASRYDKGDAAYLNCPMNKEQYLHFREELCKAEQTELKDFERETAKFFEACLPIEELAQRGEDTMRYGPLKPVGLFDTRKGDFRAPENQSQRPYAVIQLRQEDKAGQLWNMVGFQTNLRWGEQKRVFSLIPGLENAEFVRLGVMHRNTFINAPQLLKPSLQFHNRPTLLAAGQLVGTEGYTAAAAGGWLAGMNAVRIALGKEPLTLPTTTMMGALFEFISSASPKHFQPMPPNFGILPELPVRIRNKQERYGAYRDRAFANLASWKSAIG
- a CDS encoding GAF domain-containing sensor histidine kinase; translated protein: MVFLQNNPRYSISRLSVLSVAHSLLKFLASEQNSRVLLIKPGESDFTFDDLCPDLVSNTPHDLPDLSQHNCYLTLATQESVSRVGENAALRCCFPCSVEWREIITENALSLASVAILGMGDRFNVLCLAYKAAQDSPTDAKCYELSFVFDPGIVAKICTEIQSGLVLTPETKQIFEQAIASWHPQPNLPEAQSEFTSMLVSALSQSQLQGESGRRGEGERSRGGEWERGRVRIPQSPIPSPQSPIPNPQSPIPNPQSTPSQQQQWLQQEKLLHELLRVTWTTQGVQAILQGSAALIQENLGVSRCLMGFYSPKDERVIWGAIAHAPSIPVASRQNHYPDWAKVEQCLLQHHQSNPWAIERSPMDSYLEQNLSARAAQSAFLTWLHTHPNQNLEMQNLAPLNGTSVVVGLLVVEQWDEQRDWQPWERQLLHLTLHLMHRAHDLSNLYQQAEERITYTALLNRLVAQIRASLDVSHIFQTVTLELGHLLVADRCSIFQYVEDQQCWKPLVEYRAHCDVPTAMNLIIPDQNNPYSRALRNLQMVQVSDTRTVDDPINRSLAVKYPGAWLMVPIHRSGSIWGFLNFCQDKYPRYWHESELRFVTTVADQLAIAIYQATLYQKIQEQNQTLEVQVQERTAELESFFDAHPDYIFVVEREGMRLRFCNHAFAKAIGFDNRYSVQGRPIIECFPPLVANSFAKQNLRVFESGETLHEQERLIFADGTHHFDTFRVPLKHPNGEVYACLGTSRDITELLKTKQALSERTEQLQDALTAAHAASQAKTEFLATMSHELRTPLTSVIGMSSALMQPYFGELNVKQKEYLNIIHRSGQHLLQLINDILDVSKIEAGKASLSLSQFSLLRVGNECLALLQEKAQAQQVSLMEDFTGLPQGEEFCGDERRVKQILLNLLSNAVKFTPPGGEVWLRIGYIDDKVMIEVSDTGIGIPLDKQHLLFEAFQQIDSSLNRQHEGTGLGLALTRQLVEMHGGTIEFNSQEGVGTVFTVYLQAQNLD
- a CDS encoding site-2 protease family protein yields the protein MELWLLLILLGLFTYLIVKRSVATITRTPVWLLWLVMMTPALIWTGWILVYGEDTRMPPVLEIAPFVVCPLLYWVLIQMGRREINTPSTKTQEMAATNQSQNPTEAKAVVPPVPVSSYRPIDKTEETNLRNCFPWSIYYLQNIDYRPQAVICRGKLRSNPEVAYKTIRENIENLFSDRFFVVFQEGLNKDPFFALVPNPQAHPETQQNTEPLKRPGLALALLVVTLLTTALVGVEIAGVSNSQLQSNPALLLAGLPYAVALIGILGIHEISHYLTAQYYKIRTTLPYFIPVPFFLGTFGAFIQRRSPIPNRKALFDVGIASALAGFVVALPLLWWGLAHSAVVPLSDQSNILNFTSLNPRFSLFLTVLSKLALGTEFTSNMAIKLHPVAVAAYIGFVWTAFKLMPVGHLDGGHIVHAMFGQRTGATIGQVTRLLMLGLSLVQTDLFIWAIFLFLIPVADEPALNDVSELDNKRDFGGLLALALLVSILLPVPGTITQWLNI
- the ctpA gene encoding carboxyl-terminal processing protease CtpA produces the protein MHNRVFRVLFVLIIQTIVAFSWLSAPALALTQEQQILNEAWRIVNNAYVDDTFNHQNWWLARQKALKQPLSNREETYTAIQKMVGILDDPFTRFLKPDQYKSLQVNTSGELQGVGLQIALDSETKQLQVVAPLDGSPAQKAGIRSRDRILEIDGVSSAELTLDEAAARMRGRAGTSVTVLVQHEAETPKEIKLVRDRIALNPVYAALDSRNSEIPVGYIRLSQFSANAPTELANAVAKLEKQGAQAYILDLRNNPGGLLQAGIEIARFWLDEGTIVYTVNRQGILGSFDANQPALTRAPLVVLVNQGTASASEILAGALQDNGRAQLVGDKTFGKGLIQSLFDLPDGSGLAVTVAKYETPNHHDIHKLGITPDRIVPNEPITIEQVGTQADSQYQAALEVLTAKTVVAGAA
- a CDS encoding peptidoglycan DD-metalloendopeptidase family protein gives rise to the protein MLSMPVKAESPTPPPVTVDTLKQMQQQLDRQRSNFSQESDRLQKLEKAAQGQLGKVQQNINLTDTQINDYQYQLQQATQTLKKLQNQLFFAQRDYQQKQAATVARLRFLQRQNLTNQGWNILLSSQNFNQFFDRRRQIKLVFQADRQILSNLKVESDQINSQKIAVEQQENQIALISQQLLLQKADFMAQGQVQQQLIERLNSNRQALEAAERVLAEDSQGIATLIQKRVAEAKAKEAAEKAILRGDDIKRSTGGIFGYPSDAAISSNFGWRIHPILGYRRLHSGLDFAASYGSTIRAAESGEVIFAGWYGGYGKAVIVNHGKGITTLYAHSSQLYVSEGQLVRRGDAIASVGSTGFSTGPHLHFEVRKNGEPVDPINYL
- a CDS encoding class I SAM-dependent methyltransferase: MVTLAESQLQLSDFQLVQEIYFPKNYEASSMWKLKQLLWETAVVQWEQTAESLGSFGEVWEPLPIGKHFDSILDLGCGYGRLAAYLSKQKKITCNNYYGIDISESLLRRMLGYKRAYNLFPSAEFSLICTAGDKLPFEDNSIDFVRASSIFLSLETEQLKHNLAEIARVIKPGGVFVFEDLFYNRYCPMNILDNVLNKARKSKLDFGHLKQYSLGEIKRLLKNSQLSQKCPQYTIKPHKPALLQEKFGNVGMRVSNDINKEINPPKFLKEFLACGYSVYSKV